From a single Rutidosis leptorrhynchoides isolate AG116_Rl617_1_P2 chromosome 5, CSIRO_AGI_Rlap_v1, whole genome shotgun sequence genomic region:
- the LOC139847314 gene encoding uncharacterized protein, with product MADIVKQILTRPIQLADQVIKTSDESVINKQDCTELKSKTEKLAGLLRQAARASSDLYERPTKRIIEDTEQVLDKALSLVLKCRNNGIVKRVLTIIPAAAFRKMSSQLENSIGDVSWLLRVSAPNNSTDEYLGLPPIAANEPILCLIWEQIAILYTGSLDDRSDAAASLVSLARDNDRYGKLIIEEGGVNPLLKLAKEGKLEGQENAALAIGLLGRDPESVEHMIHAGVCSVFVKILKEGPMKVQAVVAWAVSELVSHYPKCQDLFAQHNIVRLLVGHLAFETVEEHSKYAITSNKVNSIHAVVLANSNNSNSNSNSTSSNVVITSRINKGVNSYDHHDHDEGKNRVAHPTGSTNSQQPFSMHGVVASTMAMKNQSENVVVKKQNHNHYTNVSLSANSLHKGRELEDPTTKAYMKAMAARALWHLAIGNSAICKSITESRALLCFAVLLEKGPEEVQYNSAMALMEITSVAEQDSELRRSAFKPNAPACKAVIEQLLKIIEKADSKLLLPCVKAIGNLARTFRATESQMIQPLVQLLDEREPEITKAAAIALTKFACSENYLHLDHSKAVISNGGVKHLIQLVYFGEQLVQTPALVLLCYVALHVPDSEDLAQAEVLTVLEWASKQSLFIQDETVESLLQNSKGRLELYQSLGSRGFH from the coding sequence ATGGCAGATATAGTCAAACAGATCCTCACTAGACCGATCCAATTAGCAGATCAAGTCATCAAAACCTCAGATGAATCTGTCATCAACAAACAAGACTGCACCGAACTCAAATCCAAAACCGAAAAACTCGCCGGTCTTCTCCGTCAAGCCGCACGTGCCAGCAGCGATCTATATGAACGCCCTACTAAACGCATAATCGAAGACACTGAACAAGTTCTCGATAAAGCGTTATCACTCGTTCTCAAATGTCGTAACAACGGAATCGTGAAAAGAGTACTCACAATCATTCCGGCTGCCGCTTTTCGCAAAATGTCGTCTCAGCTCGAAAATTCAATCGGAGATGTTTCCTGGTTGCTCCGAGTATCCGCCCCGAATAATTCGACCGACGAGTACTTAGGGTTACCTCCGATTGCAGCTAACGAGCCGATTTTGTGCTTAATTTGGGAACAAATTGCAATTCTGTATACCGGCAGTTTAGATGATCGTTCTGATGCTGCTGCGTCACTCGTATCGTTAGCGCGAGATAATGATCGGTACGGTAAATTGATTATTGAAGAAGGCGGAGTTAATCCGTTATTGAAATTGGCGAAAGAGGGGAAATTAGAAGGACAGGAGAATGCTGCCCTGGCAATTGGGTTGTTGGGGCGTGATCCTGAAAGTGTGGAACATATGATTCATGCCGGAGTTTGTTCtgtttttgtgaaaattttaaaagaaggaccAATGAAAGTTCAAGCAGTTGTTGCGTGGGCCGTTTCGGAGTTAGTTTCGCATTATCCGAAATGTCAAGATCTATTTGCTCAACATAATATTGTGAGGTTGTTAGTTGGTCATCTCGCGTTTGAAACGGTTGAAGAACATAGTAAGTATGCTATTACTAGTAATAAAGTTAATTCAATTCATGCTGTTGTGTTagctaatagtaataatagtaacagtAATAGTAATAGTACTAGTTCGAATGTTGTTATTACGAGTCGAATTAATAAGGGTGTGAATAGTTATGATCATCATGATCATGATGAGGGTAAGAATCGAGTCGCACATCCTACTGGGTCAACGAATAGTCAACAACCGTTTAGTATGCATGGTGTTGTAGCGAGTACAATGGCTATGAAGAATCAAAGCGAAAACGTTGTTGTGAAGAAGCAAAATCATAATCATTATACTAATGTTTCGTTATCTGCTAATAGTTTACATAAAGGGAGAGAATTGGAGGACCCCACAACGAAAGCTTACATGAAAGCGATGGCTGCAAGGGCTTTATGGCATTTAGCGATAGGGAATTCGGCTATTTGTAAAAGTATCACTGAATCCCGAGCATTGTTGTGTTTTGCTGTTTTGTTGGAAAAAGGTCCCGAAGAAGTTCAGTATAATTCAGCGATGGCGCTAATGGAAATCACGAGTGTAGCCGAACAAGATTCCGAGTTAAGAAGATCGGCTTTCAAGCCAAACGCGCCAGCTTGTAAAGCGGTTATCGAGCAATTGTTAAAGATTATAGAAAAAGCCGACTCGAAACTTTTGCTTCCGTGTGTTAAAGCGATTGGGAACTTGGCTAGAACTTTTCGTGCAACCGAGTCACAAATGATACAACCGTTGGTTCAACTTCTTGATGAACGAGAACCCGAGATTACTAAAGCGGCGGCTATTGCATTGACGAAATTTGCGTGTTCGGAAAATTACCTACACCTTGATCATTCTAAAGCGGTTATTAGTAATGGTGGTGTGAAACATTTGATTCAATTGGTGTACTTTGGGGAACAATTGGTTCAAACACCTGCGTTGGTGTTGTTATGTTATGTTGCGTTACATGTTCCCGATAGTGAAGATCTTGCACAAGCTGAAGTGCTTACTGTTCTTGAATGGGCGTCGAAACAATCGTTGTTTATTCAAGATGAAACGGTAGAGTCTCTTTTACAGAACTCGAAAGGTAGGTTGGAACTCTATCAATCTCTAGGATCACGGGGGTTTCATTAG
- the LOC139849210 gene encoding uncharacterized protein, with protein sequence MQEAAFNACRYLKDLRYQKHQMQNPKKLEKKLLLGGVHNLYKVSALSYDCTECKFTIHANCAMALNTDRIIYHPSHKHPLVAMPKPLLSECNACGKRHEGEFYTHLDCATSREEPFMSIISSFGNRKFSKDYKDSDYPDLLNLPFPEDSDSVIKHMFSKQVGCETSKMEDGNMININSFHQHPLILIHVESSSDDITKPNFSKSNTISTHNPMKKIELLCNGCLRPIIRSPFYKCADEKEKCNFVLHEWCTRLPTRVENYPDHPQHTLIFHPNALDKFFSVFVCGVCKLICNGFVYSCVKCDYHIDVKCAFIPEKITHEAHPGHILSRVQTKRYREICSCRLCSDNIWDQLSFLCHTCNVFMHVKCALLLPRQIRHKYDKHPMSLSYFPVENHRSLYFCEVCEDKFDPQSCFYHCYNGCAFSIHTECAPIILEPQRATPYHKGTYDFLNIKFGGSYNLKGHPHYLYFDQGINSDGHCNGCGRLVEYEMIFKCQQCNFPSKTSNADQGNLCKINATPHFI encoded by the exons ATGCAAGAGGCTGCATTTAATGCTTGCAG atacctgaaggatttaaggtaccagaagcatcaaatgcaaaacccaaagaaat TAGAAAAGAAATTATTATTAGGGGGTGTACATAATCTATATAAGGT ATCTGCGCTCTCTTATGACTGTACTGAATGTAAATTCACAATTCATGCAAATTGTGCTATGGCATTGAACACAGATCGGATCATTTATCACCCTAGCCACAAGCATCCATTAGTAGCTATGCCCAAACCACTTTTAAGTGAATGTAATGCTTGTGGGAAAAGACATGAAGGGGA GTTCTATACGCATCTAGATTGTGCAACATCAAGAGAAGAGCCATTCATGTCAATCATCTCATCTTTTG GAAACCGCAAATTCAGTAAAGATTATAAAGATTCTGATTATCCGGATCTCCTCAATCTCCCATTTCCTGAAGATAGTGATAGCGTAATAAAACATATGTTTTCGAAACAAGTAGGATGCGAAACTTCAAAAATGGAAGATGGGAATATGATAAACATAAACAGTTTTCATCAACATCCCCTTATTTTAATACATGTAGAGTCAAGTAGTGATGATATCACAAAGCCAAATTTCTCAAAAAGTAACACTATATCCACTCACAACCCAATGAAAAAAATTGAACTATTATGTAACGGATGTTTGAGACCAATCATACGTTCGCCATTTTACAAATGCGCCGATGAAAAGGAGAAGTGCAACTTTGTTCTTCATGAGTGGTGCACCCGACTTCCTACTAGAGTCGAAAATTACCCGGATCACCCACAACACACACTCATTTTCCATCCAAATGCCCTCGATAAGTTTTTCTCTGTGTTCGTTTGTGGTGTATGCAAATTGATATGTAATGGATTTGTTTATAGTTGTGTAAAATGCGACTATCATATAGATGTGAAATGTGCGTTCATACCCGAAAAAATAACACACGAAGCTCATCCTGGTCACATCCTTTCAAGGGTTCAGACAAAACGTTACCGAGAGATTTGTAGTTGTCGATTATGTTCAGATAATATTTGGGACCAATTGTCATTCCTTTGTCACACTTGTAATGTTTTTATGCATGTCAAGTGTGCTTTGTTATTACCTCGTCAAATTAGGCATAAATATGATAAGCACCCTATGAGTCTATCTTACTTCCCTGTTGAAAACCATAGAAGTCTATACTTCTGTGAAGTTTGCGAGGATAAGTTCGATCCACAAAGTTGTTTCTACCATTGTTATAATGGGTGTGCTTTCTCAATCCATACCGAATGTGCTCCGATAATACTTGAACCGCAGAGAGCTACACCCTACCACAAAGGAACTTATGATTTTCTGAATATAAAGTTTGGAGGCAGTTACAATCTTAAAGGTCACCCACACTATCTCTATTTCGATCAAGGTATCAACAGCGATGGTCACTGCAACGGGTGTGGAAGATTAGTGGAATACGAGATGATTTTCAAGTGTCAACAGTGCAACTTT CCAAGCAAAACAAGTAATGCAGATCAAGGGAATCTGTGTAAAATTAATGCTACACCACATTTCATTtag